The Phycisphaeraceae bacterium genome segment CGACGTGGGTCCGGACGGGACGGTGCTGGTGACCTCGTTCAACGCGCGGATCATCCGCCGTCTTTCGCTTGACCTTCAGACCGGCGTGCTCTCCGGTCCCACCGGGTCGATGGCGTTCAACCAGCCCAACAACGTCCACATCGCTCCGACTGGCGCATGGGCGGCGGCGCTGGGGCGAACCACGAGGCAACTGCTCACCTTCTCGACCACCGACCTGGCCGCCATGTCGTCCCGCACCCTGCCGGGCACGGGCATCAGCGCGGCGTTCTCGTCCGCGGGTGATCGCCTGTGGGTGCGCAGCACGGCGCCCGGCGTCGTGGATCTGTACATCGCCGACCCGATGACCGGCGAACTCGGCCAGGTTCCTTACCTGACGTTTCCGGTGGCCAACACGCCCGCGGCGTTCGGCATCGACCAGATGGCCCTGCATCCCGACGAAACGCGGTTGTACGTGACGGAACCGGGAATGCTCTCCATCTACGACGCGATGACGGGCGTGCGAGTCGGTTCGATCACGGACGCACGACTGGTCGCCCCCACCGGCGTGTACGTGAGGGACTGCTCGCCGCCCGTCACCAACGTTCCGCCGACCATCACCGCCGTCAAGCCGCTGGTGCTCTGGCCGCCCAACAGGCGAATGGTGGACGTGAGCGGCACGTTCGTCGTGGAAGATGCCGACGGCGACCCCCTGATCCTGGACGTGACCATGCTGAGCAACGAGCCGGAGATGAAGGGTTGGTGCGGGTTCGCCCCGGACTTCCTCAATGAGTGGTACGAAGGCGGACGAGGGCTGCTCGTCCGAGCGGAGCGTCAGGGGTGGACCAGGCCGGGACGGTACTACATCGCCGTGGTTGCGGCGGATGACGGAAAGGGCGGCACGGCCCGGCAGGCGGTCATGGTCGCCGCGGTTCCGCATGACGGCAGTCGACGATCCATCGACCGCGCGGTGACCGAGGGGCTGGTGATGGCGGCCCGCATCAACGCCGCGCTCACGGGCGAGGGCGACATGCCCGAGGGCCTGCATGAGATGGGGCTGGCGCAGTCGCCGGAGCGGTCATGCTGGTGGTGGAAGCATCGCTTCTGGCGACGTCACGGCAGGTAACGCAGCACGGCGACCAGCCCCGCCAGCAACCCCAGCGCCATGACGGCGCCGACCGCGCCCACCACGCGCCACTGCGTACGGGCGCGGGCCCGGGCCCGGGCGTAGGGAATCGTGCTGAAGGACACCATGTTGTAGAGCGGCGTATACCAGCCGGGAAACAGCCCGTGCAGCAGGTGCTCCAGCTTCTTGCGGGCGCGAAAGGCGCGAGAAGCCGTACGATCGCGCATCTCGATGAAGTTCTCGAGCGCCAGGTCGGCGATGGCGTCGGCGTTGGGCTTGCGTTCGTGGAAGTATCGCTCGAAGGCGGACGCCCGATCGCGCGGATGCTCGCGCAGCAGCCGCACCAGCAGGGAGCAGTCCTCGAACGCAGCGTTCATCCCCTGCCCGAAGAACGGCACGATGGCGTGGGCCGCATCGCCCACGAGGACAATCCGGTCGCCGGCGTGCCACGGGGCGCAGCGCACCGTCACCAGGGAACTGGTCGGGTTGCGCTCATAATCCTCCTCCAGCGTGGGCATGAGCGGCGCCGCATCGGGATAGTGTCGCTCGAAGAACGGACGGATGTCGGCGCGCGAGCGAATCGCGCTGAAGCCATGCTCGCCCTCGAAGGGCCAGAACAGCGTGCAGGTGAACGAGCCGTCGCGGTTGGGCAGGGCGATCATCATCGACCCGCCGCGCGGCCAGATGTGCAGCGCGTTGGGCTCCATCGCGAAGCCGCCGACCAGTCCGCCATCCGGTCGCGGCGGAATCGACAACTCCTTGTACCCGTGCGCCAGGTATGACTGTGAGAAGTCGAAGCGATCGGTCTTCTGCATCCACCCGCGCACCGCGGAGAAGGCGCCGTCGGCCCCGATGACGAAGTCGCCCGACGCCGTCGCCTCGCGGCCGGTCGCCTCATCGTGGAACACCACCGTCGGCCCGGCCGGGTCGATATCGAGACACCGATGACCGAAATACAGCGCGACGTTGGCGCATTCCGCCGCGGCGCTGAGCAGGGTCAGGTTCAGTCCGCCGCGCGACACCGAGTTGATGGCGTCACCTGGATCGCGGCTGTAGGGTTGAAACACCGTGCGCCCCTGCCGGTCGTGGATCATCCGTCCCGGCATGCGCACCGCGTCCGCCAGCACGACCTCATCCAACCCCAGTTCCTTCAAGGCCGCCAGCCCGCGCGTGGAAAGCGCCAGGTTGATCGAACGACCACCGACGAACCCCTTGATGCGCGGATCGCCTCGCCGCTCGTACACCGACACACG includes the following:
- a CDS encoding FAD-dependent monooxygenase, with product MSDHAPQHVIIVGAGLAGALLACALGRAGYRVSVYERRGDPRIKGFVGGRSINLALSTRGLAALKELGLDEVVLADAVRMPGRMIHDRQGRTVFQPYSRDPGDAINSVSRGGLNLTLLSAAAECANVALYFGHRCLDIDPAGPTVVFHDEATGREATASGDFVIGADGAFSAVRGWMQKTDRFDFSQSYLAHGYKELSIPPRPDGGLVGGFAMEPNALHIWPRGGSMMIALPNRDGSFTCTLFWPFEGEHGFSAIRSRADIRPFFERHYPDAAPLMPTLEEDYERNPTSSLVTVRCAPWHAGDRIVLVGDAAHAIVPFFGQGMNAAFEDCSLLVRLLREHPRDRASAFERYFHERKPNADAIADLALENFIEMRDRTASRAFRARKKLEHLLHGLFPGWYTPLYNMVSFSTIPYARARARARTQWRVVGAVGAVMALGLLAGLVAVLRYLP